A window of Novosphingobium terrae contains these coding sequences:
- a CDS encoding aldehyde dehydrogenase family protein: protein MEMTLTRNRPAMLDRLEQDMLIDGKRVPALSGKRFETRNPATGALLAQVAHGAAEDVDRAVAAARKAFEGPWRRMKPAERQRIMLRLADLVEEHYDELAMLDTLDLGAPVSRTMLGKARAGALLRYYAGQAVLIAGDTLPNSAPGDVLSHTLKEPIGVVAAINPWNGPIGMSVWKAGPVLASGCTMVMKPAEQTPLSALRFGELCLEAGVPAGVINILTGMGDAGAALSSHPGIDKIAFTGSTGVGEKILHAAASTMKRVTVELGGKSPNIVFADADLDKAVPAAATAVFANAGQICSAGTRLFVQREIHDEFMARLAEHTRTIRVGDPLDPATQIGPVVSGPQMDKILGFIEGAGQEGARALVGGGRLAGAGLDDGFFIQPTIFTGVTDEMTIAREEIFGPVLSAFAFDTEEEVLARANATSFGLGSGVWTRDLATAHRMARGIQAGSVWVNCYQMLDPGVPFGGYKLSGFGRESGPHHIEEYLETKAVWINLD from the coding sequence ATGGAGATGACCCTGACGCGCAACCGCCCTGCCATGCTGGACCGGCTGGAGCAGGATATGCTGATCGACGGCAAGCGCGTGCCCGCCCTGTCCGGCAAGCGTTTCGAAACCCGCAATCCGGCGACCGGCGCCTTGCTGGCGCAGGTGGCCCATGGCGCCGCCGAGGATGTCGACCGCGCGGTGGCGGCGGCACGCAAGGCTTTCGAGGGGCCGTGGCGCCGCATGAAGCCCGCCGAGCGCCAGCGCATCATGCTGCGCCTCGCCGATCTGGTGGAGGAGCATTACGACGAGCTGGCGATGCTGGACACGCTCGATCTGGGCGCGCCGGTCTCACGCACCATGCTGGGCAAGGCTCGCGCCGGGGCGCTGCTGCGCTATTACGCGGGTCAGGCGGTGCTGATCGCGGGCGATACGCTGCCCAATTCCGCGCCCGGCGATGTGCTGTCGCATACGCTGAAGGAGCCGATCGGCGTGGTCGCGGCGATCAATCCGTGGAACGGCCCCATCGGCATGTCGGTGTGGAAGGCGGGGCCGGTGCTGGCCAGCGGCTGCACCATGGTGATGAAGCCTGCCGAGCAGACGCCCTTGTCCGCCTTGCGCTTTGGCGAGCTGTGTCTGGAAGCGGGCGTTCCGGCGGGCGTCATCAACATCCTCACCGGCATGGGCGATGCGGGGGCGGCGCTGTCCTCGCATCCCGGGATCGACAAGATCGCCTTCACCGGCTCGACCGGGGTGGGCGAGAAGATCCTGCATGCCGCCGCATCGACCATGAAGCGGGTGACGGTGGAGCTGGGCGGCAAATCGCCCAACATCGTCTTTGCCGATGCCGATCTGGACAAGGCCGTGCCTGCCGCCGCCACCGCCGTTTTCGCCAATGCCGGGCAGATCTGCAGCGCGGGCACGCGGCTGTTCGTCCAGCGCGAGATCCATGACGAGTTCATGGCCCGTCTGGCCGAACACACGCGCACGATCCGTGTGGGCGATCCGCTCGATCCGGCCACGCAGATCGGGCCGGTGGTGTCCGGGCCGCAGATGGACAAGATCCTCGGCTTTATCGAGGGCGCCGGGCAGGAGGGCGCCCGGGCGCTGGTCGGCGGCGGCCGTCTGGCGGGCGCGGGGCTGGACGATGGCTTCTTCATCCAGCCGACCATCTTCACCGGTGTGACCGACGAGATGACCATCGCGCGGGAGGAAATCTTCGGCCCGGTGCTCAGCGCCTTCGCCTTCGATACGGAGGAAGAGGTGCTGGCCCGCGCCAATGCCACCTCCTTCGGGCTTGGCAGCGGGGTGTGGACGCGCGATCTGGCCACCGCCCATCGCATGGCGCGGGGCATTCAGGCCGGGTCGGTCTGGGTGAACTGCTATCAGATGCTCGATCCGGGCGTACCGTTTGGCGGCTACAAGCTGAGCGGCTTCGGGCGCGAGTCCGGCCCGCATCACATTGAGGAATATCTGGAAACCAAGGCGGTGTGGATCAATCTGGATTGA
- a CDS encoding LysR family transcriptional regulator, with the protein MAADPFDLNLRHLRALLSIAEKGSITAAADSVSLSQPALTQGLAKLERQFGYTMFERRSGGMVPTPMGAIVIERTRVALEHLSHAAKGLSAVFQYPERLMTMTQLRAFLALAEAGGFAAAAHSSGMSQTAVHRAVSDLEHMIGGQLVERRGRAIWLNPAGKRLARGARLAVTEIIAAVADLGFDSGSELIAFGALPLARPYLVPAAMARMTSNYPRAAFKVLEGSWRELVEPLRDGEIDMIVGALRPFEIADLYQMPLYEDHLVIAAGSQHPLASVPQPKLEQLSAYPWIVAPANSPLREQWEQLFHGAALPETPIECGSVMIIGRLLTEGNFLTLLSPDQVALQIRSGLLAQVGAPLEHSRRLVGISTRRSWRPTATQRHFLDCLEEAATAMRPGSTQPALRSTGWV; encoded by the coding sequence ATGGCGGCGGACCCTTTCGACCTCAACCTGCGGCATCTGCGCGCCCTGCTCTCCATTGCGGAGAAGGGCAGCATCACGGCGGCGGCAGACAGCGTCAGCCTCAGCCAGCCCGCGCTGACGCAGGGGCTCGCCAAGCTGGAACGCCAGTTCGGCTATACGATGTTCGAGCGGCGCTCGGGCGGCATGGTGCCAACGCCGATGGGCGCCATCGTGATCGAGCGCACCCGCGTCGCACTGGAACATCTCTCCCACGCCGCCAAAGGCCTGTCGGCGGTGTTCCAATACCCCGAGCGGCTGATGACCATGACCCAGCTGCGCGCCTTTCTGGCGCTGGCCGAGGCGGGGGGCTTTGCTGCCGCCGCGCACAGCAGTGGCATGTCTCAAACCGCCGTGCATCGCGCCGTCAGCGATCTGGAGCATATGATCGGCGGCCAGCTGGTGGAGCGGCGGGGCCGCGCGATCTGGCTCAATCCGGCGGGCAAAAGGCTGGCGCGCGGCGCAAGGCTGGCCGTCACCGAGATCATCGCGGCGGTGGCCGATCTGGGCTTCGACAGCGGCAGCGAGCTGATCGCTTTCGGCGCCTTGCCGCTGGCCCGGCCCTATCTGGTGCCCGCCGCCATGGCGCGCATGACCAGCAACTATCCGCGCGCCGCCTTCAAGGTGCTGGAGGGCAGCTGGCGCGAGCTGGTCGAGCCCCTGCGCGATGGCGAGATCGACATGATCGTCGGCGCCCTGCGCCCTTTCGAAATCGCCGACCTGTACCAGATGCCGCTCTACGAGGATCATCTGGTGATCGCGGCGGGCAGCCAGCACCCGCTGGCCTCGGTGCCGCAGCCCAAGCTGGAGCAGCTTTCCGCCTATCCCTGGATCGTGGCCCCGGCCAATTCGCCCCTGCGCGAACAATGGGAGCAGCTGTTCCACGGCGCCGCGCTGCCCGAAACGCCGATCGAATGCGGGTCGGTGATGATTATCGGGCGGTTGCTGACGGAGGGCAATTTCCTCACCCTGCTCTCACCCGATCAGGTGGCCTTGCAGATCCGCAGCGGGCTGCTGGCGCAGGTCGGCGCACCGCTGGAGCATAGCCGCCGTCTGGTCGGCATCAGCACAAGGCGCAGCTGGCGCCCCACGGCCACCCAGCGCCATTTCCTCGACTGTCTGGAAGAGGCGGCGACGGCGATGCGCCCGGGATCAACCCAGCCCGCGCTGCGCAGCACGGGCTGGGTCTGA
- a CDS encoding acyl-CoA dehydrogenase family protein — protein MDFELPDEIAEFREATRQIVANLLTYETAFHETGKVDPIVRKTLIENGYFAMALPEEHGGLGLGALAQAVVQIELARLPPQFWTELRPLMGPGARNIVQHGSEEQKARLLPGMANGEIGIAFALTEPNSGSDPGSMRTTAVRNADGWLINGSKTFISNGKNAKYVIVYAYTDKSAGPRGGITAFLMPADTPGYSVTGTIELMGTASPGVYELSFDNCQLPEDAVIGELGRGFHYALEGLNEGRMNVGATAVGMGEYALELAIAESKVRPAFGGVISDFQAIRHYIATMATDMRAARLILLDAAWRYDQGEKKRELASMAKLFATEAGSRTVDTALQIFGGNGYCKGFAIERLYRDIRITRIYEGSSEIQRNTIARELLR, from the coding sequence ATGGATTTTGAACTTCCCGATGAAATCGCCGAATTCCGCGAGGCGACCCGCCAGATCGTGGCCAATCTGCTGACCTATGAAACGGCCTTTCATGAGACCGGCAAGGTCGATCCCATCGTGCGCAAGACGCTGATCGAGAATGGCTATTTTGCCATGGCCCTGCCTGAAGAGCATGGCGGTCTGGGGCTGGGCGCTCTGGCGCAGGCGGTGGTGCAGATCGAACTGGCGCGCCTTCCTCCCCAATTCTGGACCGAGCTGCGCCCGTTGATGGGCCCGGGCGCCCGCAACATCGTGCAGCATGGCAGCGAAGAGCAGAAGGCCCGCCTGCTGCCCGGCATGGCCAATGGCGAGATCGGCATCGCTTTTGCTCTCACCGAGCCCAATTCGGGATCGGACCCCGGCTCGATGCGCACCACTGCGGTTCGCAACGCCGACGGCTGGCTGATCAATGGCAGCAAGACCTTCATTTCCAACGGCAAGAACGCCAAATATGTGATCGTCTACGCCTATACCGACAAGAGCGCGGGTCCGCGCGGTGGCATCACCGCCTTCCTGATGCCTGCCGACACGCCGGGCTATTCGGTGACCGGCACGATCGAGCTGATGGGCACCGCCTCGCCGGGTGTCTACGAACTGTCCTTCGACAATTGCCAGCTGCCCGAAGATGCGGTGATCGGCGAGTTGGGGCGCGGTTTCCATTATGCGCTGGAAGGCCTGAACGAGGGCCGCATGAATGTGGGCGCCACGGCGGTCGGCATGGGCGAATATGCGCTGGAGCTGGCCATTGCGGAATCGAAGGTGCGCCCGGCGTTTGGCGGGGTGATCTCCGACTTTCAGGCGATCCGTCATTACATCGCCACCATGGCCACCGATATGCGCGCGGCGCGGCTGATCCTGCTCGATGCGGCCTGGCGGTACGATCAGGGCGAGAAGAAGCGTGAACTGGCCTCGATGGCCAAATTGTTCGCCACCGAGGCGGGCAGCCGCACGGTGGATACCGCGCTGCAGATCTTTGGCGGCAACGGCTATTGCAAGGGCTTTGCCATCGAGCGGCTCTATCGCGATATCCGCATCACGCGGATTTACGAGGGTTCCTCGGAGATCCAGCGCAACACCATCGCGCGCGAATTGCTGCGGTGA
- a CDS encoding CaiB/BaiF CoA transferase family protein — MTAPANTQPRDALSDVRVLDFTSVMAGPFASRMLADLGAEVIKIESLEGDQVRARPPMRQGHSAYFGHLNAGKRSLACNLKAPEIRDLIHRMVPRFDVVIENFRPGVMARFGLDYATLSALNPRLIYCSISGYGQSGPKAHQPAYAPVIHAASGFDMVNLHYQDDATRPATSGIFVGDVLGGTHAFGAIQAALYQREKTGQGQYIDVSMLEAMVGMLVYETQAAQFPGDARRPLYTPLRTTDGFIMVAPTSPRNFEQLTQAVGHPEWQQDPRFRTNADRNANWATLLASVEEWTCQRSSAEAEAILAKHGVPCGLYRSMEEVLDDPQLAARKAFTRIDDGAGPYRVPNPPFRMSGSQAKARNHVSQLGADGDAVLSAELGLSAQDLGALRTAGNLL; from the coding sequence ATGACCGCCCCTGCCAACACCCAGCCTCGCGATGCGCTGTCCGATGTGCGGGTGCTCGATTTCACCAGCGTGATGGCCGGGCCTTTCGCCTCGCGCATGCTGGCCGATCTGGGGGCGGAGGTGATCAAGATCGAGTCGCTGGAAGGCGATCAGGTCCGCGCCCGCCCGCCCATGCGGCAGGGGCACAGCGCCTATTTCGGTCATCTCAACGCCGGAAAGCGCTCGCTGGCCTGCAACCTCAAGGCGCCCGAAATCCGCGACCTCATCCACCGCATGGTGCCCCGCTTCGATGTGGTGATCGAGAACTTCCGCCCCGGGGTGATGGCGCGCTTCGGCCTCGATTACGCCACGCTGTCCGCGCTCAATCCGCGGCTGATCTATTGCTCGATCTCGGGCTATGGGCAGAGCGGGCCCAAGGCGCATCAGCCCGCCTATGCCCCGGTGATCCATGCCGCCAGCGGCTTCGACATGGTCAATCTGCACTATCAGGACGATGCCACGCGCCCGGCCACGAGCGGCATCTTCGTCGGCGATGTGCTGGGCGGCACCCATGCCTTCGGCGCAATTCAGGCCGCGCTCTATCAGCGCGAAAAGACCGGGCAGGGGCAGTATATCGACGTTTCCATGCTGGAGGCGATGGTCGGCATGCTGGTCTATGAGACGCAGGCCGCGCAATTCCCCGGCGATGCGCGACGCCCGCTTTACACGCCGCTGCGCACCACGGACGGTTTTATCATGGTCGCCCCCACCAGCCCGCGCAATTTCGAGCAATTGACGCAGGCGGTCGGCCACCCCGAATGGCAGCAGGACCCGCGCTTTCGCACCAATGCTGATCGCAACGCCAATTGGGCCACGCTGCTGGCATCCGTGGAAGAATGGACCTGCCAGCGCAGCAGCGCCGAGGCTGAAGCGATCCTTGCCAAACATGGCGTGCCCTGCGGCCTCTACCGCAGCATGGAGGAGGTGCTGGACGACCCGCAACTCGCCGCCCGCAAGGCCTTCACCCGGATCGACGATGGCGCGGGCCCCTATCGCGTCCCCAACCCGCCCTTCCGCATGAGCGGGTCGCAGGCCAAAGCGCGCAACCACGTCTCGCAACTGGGCGCCGACGGCGATGCCGTGCTGAGCGCGGAACTGGGCCTTTCAGCACAAGACCTTGGCGCCCTGCGCACCGCCGGAAATCTGCTCTGA
- a CDS encoding FadR/GntR family transcriptional regulator translates to MPTNTAAKPNFAPIKTQRAFEAICEQIRSQLAAGTLKTGDKLPAERELAIEFQVSRSALREALRSLEVSGIIRNTKGVKGGSFIQAAEPDRIVQAMQDYVHLGKVSLEELTEARLATLDIIVRLACERATETDLAELEAIAERTKQETTVEARYECAAQWYEVLARATKNRIYGIFVNSLSSILHQFVQGPDYETLQETLIDSRLRLIRHLRKRDADAAALEMRKHLERIHRHVRKNIKARGAA, encoded by the coding sequence ATGCCGACCAACACCGCCGCCAAGCCCAATTTCGCCCCGATCAAGACCCAGCGCGCCTTTGAGGCGATCTGCGAACAGATCCGCTCACAACTGGCGGCGGGCACGCTCAAGACCGGCGACAAGCTGCCTGCCGAGCGCGAACTGGCCATCGAATTTCAGGTGAGCCGCAGCGCCCTGCGCGAGGCGCTGCGCAGCCTTGAGGTTTCGGGCATCATCCGCAATACCAAGGGCGTGAAGGGCGGCTCCTTCATTCAGGCCGCCGAGCCGGACCGCATCGTGCAGGCGATGCAGGACTATGTGCATCTCGGCAAGGTTTCGCTGGAAGAGCTGACCGAAGCGCGCCTCGCCACGCTGGACATCATCGTGCGCCTCGCCTGCGAAAGGGCCACCGAGACCGATCTGGCCGAGTTGGAGGCCATCGCCGAGCGCACCAAACAGGAAACCACCGTCGAAGCGCGCTATGAATGCGCGGCGCAGTGGTATGAAGTGCTGGCGCGCGCCACGAAGAACCGCATCTATGGCATTTTCGTCAATTCGCTGTCCTCGATCCTCCATCAATTCGTGCAGGGGCCCGATTACGAGACCTTGCAGGAGACGCTGATCGATTCGCGCCTGCGCCTGATCCGCCATTTGCGCAAACGCGATGCCGATGCCGCCGCTCTGGAAATGCGCAAGCATCTGGAACGCATCCACCGCCATGTGCGCAAGAACATCAAGGCACGCGGCGCGGCCTGA
- a CDS encoding electron transfer flavoprotein subunit beta/FixA family protein yields the protein MKILVPVKRVIDYNAKPRLKPDGSGVDLANVKMSLNPFDEIAIEEAVRLKEKGVASEVIAISAGPAKAVDVLRTALAMGADRAILVQSDEAVEPLAVAKILKAVADEEQPGLIILGKQAIDDDCNQTGQMLAGLMGRPQGTFASQVVVDGDAVLVTREIDGGSETVKLALPAIATTDLRLNEPRYASLPNIMKAKAKPLATKTPEDLGVDVTPRLATLKVSEPPMRGAGIKVADVDALVAKLKDMGVA from the coding sequence ATGAAGATTCTCGTGCCTGTCAAAAGGGTGATCGACTACAACGCCAAGCCGCGCCTGAAGCCCGATGGATCGGGGGTGGATCTGGCCAATGTGAAGATGAGCCTCAATCCCTTCGATGAAATCGCCATTGAGGAAGCCGTGCGGTTGAAGGAAAAGGGCGTGGCCAGCGAGGTGATCGCCATCTCGGCCGGTCCGGCGAAGGCGGTCGATGTGCTGCGCACCGCTCTGGCCATGGGCGCGGATCGGGCCATTCTGGTGCAGAGCGACGAGGCGGTCGAACCGCTGGCCGTCGCCAAGATCCTGAAAGCTGTCGCCGATGAGGAGCAGCCGGGCCTGATCATTCTGGGCAAGCAGGCCATCGACGATGACTGCAACCAGACCGGCCAGATGCTGGCGGGCTTGATGGGCCGCCCGCAGGGCACGTTCGCCTCGCAGGTGGTGGTGGACGGCGATGCCGTGCTGGTCACCCGCGAGATCGATGGCGGATCGGAGACGGTGAAGCTGGCGCTGCCCGCGATCGCCACCACCGATCTGCGCCTCAACGAGCCGCGCTATGCCAGCCTGCCCAACATCATGAAGGCGAAGGCCAAGCCTCTGGCCACGAAGACGCCCGAGGATCTGGGCGTGGATGTCACCCCGCGCCTCGCCACGCTGAAGGTGTCCGAACCGCCGATGCGCGGCGCCGGGATCAAGGTTGCCGATGTCGATGCGCTGGTGGCCAAACTCAAGGATATGGGGGTTGCCTGA
- a CDS encoding electron transfer flavoprotein subunit alpha/FixB family protein, with protein sequence MTSLIWVEHDNAALKDATLATVSAAAQLGEVVALVAGQGCGAVAAAAANIAGVSRVLLAEDEAYAHGLADNIAPLIAGLMGDFEAFVAPATTSGKNIAPRVAALLDVMQVSEILSVEGPKTFTRPIYAGNVIATVESRDPKLVLTVRTTAFAKAAAAGGSATVETITGPGDAGLSSFAGAQIATSERPELTSAKVVVSGGRALKDAAGFEAVILPLADRLGAGVGASRAAVDAGYVPNDYQVGQTGKIVAPEVYIAVGISGAIQHLAGMKDSKTIIAINKDEDAPIFQIADIGLVADLFEAVPDLTAKL encoded by the coding sequence ATGACAAGTCTGATCTGGGTAGAACATGACAATGCCGCGCTGAAGGATGCCACGCTGGCCACGGTGAGTGCCGCCGCCCAATTGGGCGAGGTGGTTGCGCTGGTCGCCGGGCAGGGTTGCGGTGCGGTGGCGGCAGCAGCGGCCAACATCGCTGGCGTTTCCCGCGTGCTGCTGGCCGAGGATGAGGCCTATGCCCATGGGCTGGCCGACAACATCGCGCCGCTGATTGCCGGGCTGATGGGTGATTTCGAGGCCTTTGTCGCGCCTGCCACCACCTCGGGCAAGAACATTGCGCCGCGCGTGGCGGCACTGCTCGATGTGATGCAGGTCTCGGAGATCCTCTCGGTCGAGGGCCCCAAGACCTTCACCCGCCCGATCTATGCGGGCAATGTGATCGCCACAGTGGAAAGCCGCGATCCCAAGCTGGTGCTGACCGTGCGCACCACCGCTTTTGCCAAGGCGGCTGCTGCGGGCGGTTCGGCCACTGTCGAGACCATCACCGGCCCCGGCGATGCTGGTCTTTCCAGCTTTGCCGGTGCGCAGATCGCCACCAGCGAGCGGCCCGAACTGACCAGCGCCAAGGTGGTGGTCTCGGGCGGTCGCGCGCTGAAGGATGCCGCCGGGTTCGAGGCGGTGATCCTGCCGCTGGCCGACAGACTGGGCGCGGGCGTGGGCGCCAGCCGCGCGGCGGTGGATGCCGGTTATGTGCCCAATGATTATCAGGTGGGTCAGACCGGCAAGATCGTCGCGCCCGAGGTTTACATTGCCGTGGGTATCTCCGGGGCGATCCAGCATCTGGCGGGCATGAAGGATTCCAAGACCATCATCGCCATCAACAAGGATGAGGATGCCCCGATCTTCCAGATCGCGGACATCGGCCTTGTCGCAGACCTGTTCGAGGCGGTGCCGGATCTGACGGCCAAATTATGA
- a CDS encoding electron transfer flavoprotein-ubiquinone oxidoreductase, which yields MTTREAMEYDVVIVGGGPAGLSAAIQLKQQDAGISVCVLDKGSEIGAHILSGAVVDPRALDALIPDWRERDCPLAAVPVADNQHWFLTKRRKIAVPHWLTPGWMHNKGTYTGSLGNLCRWLAAQAEELGVEIFPGFAAAEVLYDDKGAVRGVATGDMGVGRDGQPKGDYQPGMELHARYTLFAEGARGHLTKQMIARYALDAESQPQVYGLGLKELWDIAPGKHQPGLVIHTQGWPLTDAYGGGFLYHQADGQVALGFVVGLGYRNPHLSPFGEFQRWKQHPEIRRFLEGGKRVSYGARVINEGGWQSVPRLTFPGGVLVGCAAGFVNVPRIKGSHTAMKSGMLAAEAVAAALSTGRGGDRLEAYETALRSSWVAQELRMVRNVQPLLARFGAVLGTALAGVEMWMRTLGIGLPYTLGHHADRALHRKDAARPIPYPAPDGVISFDRLSSVFVSNTNHEEDQPVHLQLADPWLPVAQNLPLYGEPARLYCPAGVYEVTGQEDGDPRFVINAQNCLHCKTCDIKDPAANITWVTPEGGGGPNYPNM from the coding sequence ATGACCACGCGAGAAGCCATGGAGTACGATGTCGTGATCGTGGGCGGCGGCCCGGCCGGGCTGTCCGCCGCGATCCAGCTCAAGCAGCAGGATGCCGGGATCAGCGTCTGCGTGCTGGACAAGGGCAGCGAGATCGGGGCGCATATCCTCTCGGGCGCGGTGGTCGATCCGCGCGCGCTCGATGCGTTGATCCCCGATTGGCGGGAGCGCGATTGTCCGCTGGCCGCCGTGCCGGTGGCCGACAATCAGCACTGGTTTCTGACCAAACGCCGCAAAATCGCTGTACCGCATTGGCTGACGCCCGGCTGGATGCACAACAAGGGCACTTACACCGGCTCGCTGGGCAATCTGTGTCGCTGGCTGGCGGCGCAGGCGGAAGAACTGGGGGTGGAAATCTTCCCCGGTTTCGCCGCTGCCGAAGTCCTCTATGACGACAAGGGCGCGGTGCGCGGCGTGGCGACGGGCGATATGGGCGTGGGCCGCGATGGCCAGCCCAAAGGCGATTATCAGCCGGGCATGGAACTCCATGCCCGCTACACGCTGTTCGCCGAAGGCGCGCGCGGGCATCTGACCAAACAGATGATCGCGCGATACGCTCTGGATGCCGAGAGCCAGCCGCAGGTCTACGGGCTGGGGCTGAAGGAATTGTGGGACATTGCGCCCGGCAAGCACCAGCCCGGTCTGGTGATCCACACGCAGGGCTGGCCGCTGACCGATGCCTATGGCGGGGGCTTCCTTTACCATCAGGCCGACGGGCAGGTGGCGCTCGGCTTTGTGGTCGGGCTGGGCTATCGCAATCCGCATCTCTCCCCCTTCGGCGAGTTCCAGCGCTGGAAGCAGCACCCCGAGATCCGCCGCTTTCTCGAAGGCGGCAAGCGCGTCTCCTATGGTGCGCGGGTGATCAATGAGGGCGGCTGGCAGTCGGTGCCTCGGCTGACGTTCCCCGGCGGTGTGCTGGTGGGTTGCGCGGCGGGCTTCGTCAATGTGCCGCGCATCAAGGGCAGCCATACGGCCATGAAATCGGGCATGCTGGCCGCCGAGGCTGTCGCGGCGGCGCTGTCTACGGGGCGCGGCGGCGATCGGCTTGAGGCCTATGAAACCGCGCTGCGCTCCAGTTGGGTGGCGCAGGAGTTGCGCATGGTGCGCAATGTCCAGCCGCTGCTGGCGCGTTTCGGCGCCGTGCTGGGCACGGCTCTGGCGGGGGTGGAGATGTGGATGCGCACGCTGGGCATCGGCCTGCCCTATACGCTGGGGCATCATGCGGACCGCGCCCTGCACCGCAAGGATGCTGCCCGGCCCATCCCCTATCCCGCGCCCGATGGCGTGATCAGCTTCGACAGGCTGTCCTCGGTCTTCGTCTCGAACACCAATCATGAGGAGGATCAGCCGGTGCATCTGCAACTGGCCGATCCATGGCTGCCGGTGGCGCAAAACCTGCCGCTCTATGGCGAACCGGCGCGGCTCTATTGCCCGGCAGGCGTCTATGAGGTGACAGGGCAGGAGGACGGCGATCCGCGCTTTGTCATCAACGCGCAGAACTGCCTCCATTGCAAGACCTGCGACATCAAGGACCCTGCAGCCAACATCACCTGGGTGACGCCCGAGGGCGGCGGCGGGCCCAACTATCCCAATATGTAA